The nucleotide window cacgacggttttagagtggttcggtcaacgtgacctacatccactttcggcttcctcctctaacgaggtcatcggcgtccactagaggccttccttcaataggcgaaggctaatcaccttttacactcctcttctccttttaccgggtttaggagacaacccttataagcactcactcctctcaaactattctaacacttagactaaaaGAGGAggattctaaagagattacagtatagttttcttacttttaaatacTTTGTACTTgtatgttttaaccagggatgagaggggtatttataggcttcaagttgattaaaacttggagcctaaaaattttccatcccgagttccccgggcacgagcagtaccaccgctcaaactggcgataccaccgcttggcaccctgtcaggggcagtataatcgcccagactggtggtactactgcctgacacaatctcgaagattatgccacgataGTGAGACTTTTTGAGGCACTATTTAagcttcttattgggcctaacacagttttTACATAggcttagctggcccctaattgagttggcccaaatccaagcccaattacgtgctaactacaaaatcctaaggcatttgctaagcaaaataagtccctatgtctattcttccaatgagcttccggcgatcttccagcgaacttccgacgatctctcggcaatattctattggactcctggcaagctcctagacttcacgacgatcttctttgtGAGTTTcgttgagcttctctagcaagctccgagacttctcggctggttccgccagaactttcgataaacgttcggactttcgacgaactctcgaactcccaacgtaatcgcgtccttgactccgggacttcattttgcttcatgtcttgctatcatagttaatcctacatatgtaaaaatacacttcgatctagacaattaatactaaacattaatcaagttgtccggcatgtcattggtccctcgacactttatttgattcttcaacgcattgtcctttcttgtggcctattgcccaatcggccagttgactccgtaattctaatatccttggcacaatatccgctcttcttggcccgatgcccgaatccaaggcccgaagccttctatcgatgtgtcgaccgttccaccggtccgacgtccaatcttctagcatgttttcctccggcacaaaatgatttttcttgctttaattatctcatcttgattgaagcatcatgcgtcactcaaaacacaaattaaaacataaacacttatcgattgatttcatcatcaaaattcgagattcaacacagttatcgagagtggtagtcaaccttacgagagctattgagtcatgagaggaatatccaatgttttcttactcagacaaattctcaactagggtcattcagattgagagagaaagagttctccaagagaattcgattagagcgagacttaagtagaaaccgtatgggtctgacagtacactatccggtatacgatctctgggatattagatggatgagagactataggtacatgataattgaggatagacatgtctaatggattggattcccctgcatcgtatggggactacggcgtagtggcctagtacgtttgtagtcgatgactCATGgctaacttgatattgggcctagagggtcacacatatatggtaggcattacgatgagcaagggttcggatatgagatatccgccgaagcccctatcttattagatatccaataagcccataaattattggatcatatggatgagatccaataagcccctaaattattggatcctatggataagatccaataagagcccataagatatTATTAAATAGAGATCTaataatcgttgtctgacaataaggcataatcaactatccagcattccgtaaatggatcaatcagtgaactcattctccaatgaccacctatattgtatccctagtgtccccacatgagcagctatgagaccaactgcatccatcatatggacgggtataccacacactaatctgtccggttatctcgatgtccctctcgagtaacatatgactaggattatttaggatctgtgttcaaaggtgaatcggtctcattattgtgatatcatcacgatccgattctcattgcatagatccatggacatcaatatatattgaaataacaagtaatataaagtgataaaatatcaaataataataataaataaaaagactatgtgtcaattcacatgtatcatcactcgtgtgattgacttgcagggcacctatgactaacagaaATGATCTCGCTATCAAAAGGCAACCCGACGGCTGAGAAAAGACCATGTAGCCAATAAGACCCTGATCCCTCTACTTGACCTTATCGCTCCCAAGCTAGAGCATACCTGGCAAACGACCTTCCACACAGACCTCTTACATCGGATGACAATATCAATAACCCCACATTAGTTTGGAGGAGATGTAAGGATGACTTGTACCTTCGATATTAAACCAATCTGACTGACTTACCAATCGATGATACTCATGATACCATCACACTCGATAATGGActccacataaaaaaaaaattattttaatatttaatcaccttaaaatcataaaaaaagataaagTAATACTAAACATATTATAATAATGGTATGGTAGTTTTGAAGAAGTTTAGATAAGTTTAATAAAAATTCAATAAGTTACACTTGAGTTATACTCTATCATATATTTCACATAAAAAATtctctattttaaaatttaattatcctaaaatcatataaaaataaaaaggtaaTACTAAATATATTAGAATCATGTCGTGATAATTCTAGAGAAGTttaaataaatatgataaaaattcAAGAAGTTACACTTCATCACAAATAACCCAAAATTATCATATTtcaaaactaatcacccaaaaatcatatatatatatatatatatatatatatatatatatatatatatatatattagtagacACATTAGAATATGTCATGGTAGTTCTAGAGAAGCATTCGCAATTTACAATTAAAAGTGGAAACACATCCCTTTGGGTAAATTTATTTCTTTGTCCATCAACAAGTGATCAATGTATTTCATCAAGAATACTGTGTAATTGTTCTTATAAAATGTATTAATCAATTAGTACAATAATCACTATAATTTATCAATATGAATGAATAAAACATTTACTATCTTGCTGATTTACAATTAGTACGATCCATCTTGCTGAAAACATGTCACCACTTTAATCTTTCATGCTTTACTAACGATCTTCTATGAAACACTAGGATGGATGTGATCTAAATTAATAGgggttttttattaaaaatttatacctatttttaaacaaatagacagttaatattaaaaaaaaatatatcattagatAATAATTACATTAGAATCTTaccattaatttaaatatattgaaatttaagttttttagagttataatgaaaatacatctTCTCTGGAAGATGTATCACCGTAAGATGATGCCAATGGTTGCCACTAAATCGTAGGGCAAAAATATATTGATGTTGTAATTGATATTGTAATTCTTCATTTCATCCCAAACGAACGATATGCTTACTGTAATTGAAAACAAAAGAAATTAATGGACAGCATATAAATATACACTCCTTTATTACCTCGAAACCACTCCACAAAAATAATGATGGCCAAAATTTATTTCCTGGATTGTAGAACAACACGACAAAGTATGGACTCATAAACATTTATAACCTAACCTCTCTATCAATTAACTCACCCATATTCGTAGTATGATAATTGGGGCTGGTCGGATTTTGGGTTTTGGGTGTTGTTTGGGTTTAGCTTCGAGCCCACCCTCTTTGTGACCTTTGGGCAACATTTTTGGTTCCCCACAACTTTCGCAGACtagaaagaaagaaagcctttAATATGTCATCATAATTAAACTGATATCGTTTCTTTAACATGTGATTCGCCAACCTGACAACAGCCCTACGATCCACCCCCAAAATTTCCTCCTGCGAGGTCAaacacgccgccgccgccgccgccactccGTGCCATCCAAGGAAGGGCTCTCTCTGTTTACTTCCGTCTTCCGTGCTGAACAAGTCCTCGTTCGTTTCGTGTAATGGCGGCGCCCTCACCACCCACCTTCACCGTCCGCCGGCAGGAGCCCGTTCTAGTGCCCCCCTCCGAGCCCACCCCTCACGAATTCAAGCGCCTTTCCGACATCGACGACCAAGACGGTCTGCGTACCCACATCCCCGTGATCCAGTTCTACCGCAACAGCGTCCCCTCCATCTCGACGACGGGAACCCGAGGAGGACATCGCGACCCCGCTAAGGTGATCCGCGAGGCCCTCAGGCGAGCACTCGTCTCCTACTACCCCTTGGCAGGACGGCTCCGGGAAGTCCCCGGAAGGAAGCTGGTGGTGGAGTGCACCGGCGAGGGGGTCTTGTTTGTCGAGGCCGACGCCGACATCAGCCTCGAGCAGTTCGGAGAGGCGCTGCACCCCCCGCTCCCTTTCTTGGGCGAGCTCCTCCACGACGTCCCTGGTTCGGGTGGCATCCTCCATTGCCCCTTGGTGCTGATGCAGGTTACCCGATTGCTCTGCGGTGGCTTCGTCGTGGCGCTCCGCTTGAACCACACCATGGCCGACGGCGCCGGCCTGGGCCAGTTCATGAACGCCGTCGGCGAGCTGGCTCGCGGCGCGGCCGCCCCGTCCGTATCCCCTGTGTGGGCGCGCGAGCTCCTGGAGGCGCGCATTCCTCCTCGCATCACCTGCGTCCACCGTGAGTACGACCCTGTGCCGCCGTCCGACGCGAGGGGCCCCGCCACCACCGTCGTCCCGCTTGACGACATGGTGCACCGCTCCTTCTTCTTCGGCAGAGCGGATGTCGCCGCGTTGAGGAGGTGCGTGCCTCCCCACCTCCGCGACAGATCCACCTTCGATATCCTGACCGCGTGCCTATGGAGGTGCCGCACGATCGCCATCAGCCCCGGCGACGAAGAGGAGGTCCGCGTCCTCTTCATCGTGAACGCGCGTGCGAAGCGCTTCGCCGGCCTGGGCCTGCCGGCCGGGTACTACGGGAACGCGATCGCCTACGCGACAGCGATCTCCACCGCCGGCGAGCTGTGCGCGAGGCCCGTGGGCTACGCCCTGGAGCTGGTGAAGGAGGCCAAGTCGATGGTGACGGAAGAGTACATGCGATCGGTGGTGGACCTGATGGTGCTGCGTGGACGGCCGCACTACAAGGTGCGGGGGTCGTACCTGGTGTCGGACGCGACGCGCTCCGGGCTGGAGCTGGTGGATTACGGGTGGGGGAAGCCGTTGTACGGCGGGCCGGCATGGGGCCGAGTGGCGAGTTTCCACTTCCGTTTCAGGAACAGCAAGGGGGAGGAAGGGGTGGTGGTTCCCCATTACCTACCCCGCACGACCATGGACAAGTTCGCCATGGAACTGCAGAAACTAATCGAGGAAGCTCCTCCGACGATGAGGAGTTCACTGTAGTTAAAAACTCGGACGACGTACTGCAAATAATTTTGTTATCACtaaattactattattattattatctgaaTCGGAAAAAGATAAAAAGTCACGAATAATAATGTGTTGTAGGTGATAACAACGTGTTGAGGAAAATCTCTTCCGCCATAACAACgtgttgaggaaaatcttcctCTATCGAGGGAAGAACATGCATAAATATAAAGGATCGTGTATTATTTCAATCAATGTAATCTTCTTCGGACTTGAGTTGTGATGGATGATTTTGACAACTTATTCTCatacttgagatatatctcatagtcagtcagcttgtcatagagttcttgaaATGACATTGGTGAATCATATGTGCAACAGTACTTCCCtatgtacttccctcttgttacaTCGTTATGAGACTGAacaggagactaagcatgcgagtgcgggaacgattggctagggtggtttgcaacttgcaccaagcttcgacaacattgtcacatgaagaaatgagtgggccTAGGGATCCAACGACCAAGGCTTGAATAGCTTAAAGGATGAGATGATCCTGGCATAACCATAATTTATGGTCCGGATTTAGTATTGGACTAGGTACGcttgggatgttgagcatcgccgaTAATCCTAGCGTAACCATAATTTATGGTCCGGATTTAGTACTAGATTGGGTGCGCTTGGAATGTTGAGCATCGCCGGTGGACAACGAAGaaagccatcgacatagcctagaataTCATAGCTAAATAGTAGATTAAAGAATTGAATAGTTAAGATGTGTAGTTatcacctttggataatttgaaggggataaaAATtactgcatttatggagataaggccTGTATGTGGGAAAGTACTATGGTTCCCTACACGAATAATAATGGGAGCATCAGAGATAGATGATGAGAATATATAAAGGACATGTATCAATATGTGGAAGCAACTAGAAGTCTGCATCAATGACAATGATTAGGGAGGAAGAGGTGTTGGTGGCAAATGGGTTGTGGGTTATGGTGGCAAATGGGTTGTGGGTTGTTGATCAATATTGACAATGATCAATATTGTGTAAAGTTGTAGTCTCTGTGCAGTAGTTCTACAGTTGGAAACTTGGAAATGGTTCCGGATGCTTCTTGTCGAGATGAAGAAGGTAGAGTAGGGGACAACAACTTGATAGAAGAGCATATCACTGTTGATGTAATTGATGTGACTGCTACGACAAAGAGGGCTGCTGTGGTTCTACTTCTGTAGGAAGAGGCAGAGGAAGGACGATAGTAAAGAATGTCGCTAGCGTAGGGAGGAGAAGAGGGTGTGGCGTGATGGCCCTTGTTCAGCTTCGAAGGAGACCGATGGAATGATCCTGGAGGACGTCCGTGGAAAACGCTGCAATGATAAGAGCTCGACGGAGGAAGATGCCACTGTTACTGCCACCTTTCGCCAGTCGAGATTAGGTGGAGTCGGGTCTACTCCGAGATATTTAAAAGTGgcattagctctgataccatagaaataaaatagaaagaagaagattgcatTGATTGAAATAATACACAatattagctctgataccatagaaataaaatagaaagaaaaagattGCATTGATTGAAATAATACACAATATTTTCCTCAATAGAggaagattttcctcaatagatttatgatatcttatcatgcaGTTGGGGAGATATTGGTTGCTGTTGAGGTTGTTATCGTGGGAGATCTTTGACTGTTAtgaatgcctttctacaggggacCCTAACTGATTGTCTTCATGCAGCAGTCTCCTtgcttcatccaccctcaatatccaaagcatatttataaactacaaaaaactatttatggactttgtcaggctccaagagcttggtacatcgaacttggctcatttttggcatcaattagtttcatcaactCTATGTCCGATACCTCCTTATTTCTTTGTCACCAAATGGTAATATATTATATCttttggtatatgtggatgatattattgtcacaggcaataatTCTATGAAAATCAAGGCATTCCTCATGTATTTAGCAAATCGATTCTCctttaaagatctaggaactttgagCTATTTTTTGAAAGTGGAAGCAATATACACATCTTCCGAGCTCTTCCTAtcacaacaaaaatatatttaagatctattatctaaaatgAACATGCAATATGCAAAGACAGTTACAATACTTTTGTCTACTAGCGAGTCactcaaactatgtgatggaagccctactacAGACCTAACTCAATACCATCAAGTCCTTAGCTCCTTATAATACTTATCTCTCACTCgtctagatatctcatttgcagttaataaattatcccaattcatgcatcgatcatctactatgcattggtctgcagtcaaacgaatattgtgatatcttcacgggactatcaatgcctcttttttcgtaaacactcctcCCTTCATCTTcatgcttttgctgatgctgattaggCAGATAATTTTGATAACAGAACATCTACATCGAGGTATATTCTCTTCCTTGGATCTAATCCAATAAGTTGgagttccaagaagcaaaagatagttaTACGTTCAACAACTGAAGCTGGATACCGTGCTATTGTCATCACTATTGTATAACTCAATCAGGTCATGAATTTCCTCAAGGAACTTGACATCAATATTAActctactcctataatatatattatagtaaTAATGTCGAAGTCACTTATCTATGCGTCAATCCAGTATTCAAACTCAGTTATGATAATAATTACGAGTCCTCACATTTTTAGGAAAAAGAAGAATTTCATTTTATGATTCGGGAGGACGATAATTCTGTGTTTGTTCGAGAGCGGTGCTTCACATCGTCGAGGTCTTTTCTAATCAATTGGCATTCCAACCTTTCCTTTTAAAATAGTGTTCAATGTTCAATCTTCATCGTCGGATTGGTCTTCCATTCCTCCTCTTCCAAAGTTGGAATGATTCTCACCTCACCAACCCCTATGCAaatccttataatttttttattgacctCAATCGAATGAGTATCGGTAAGAGTTGAGGTTTCAATGGATTTAATATTAAATTCTATAAATTATTGAAGTTGGAGGTTTCAACTCCCTAATCTCATATTTTATTGCTAATAAGCCTAACCCTACGGGTATCAAACACTACAAACACATAATAACCTTCTATAATATCCATTTATAAACTCTTGTATGAACTACTTATTAACATAATCAAATGGACCCTTATTCAATTTGAAGGTactattgtatgaactatttataAACTCTTAAGAATCTTTGAAGGTACTTGACCTAATCAATATAttgattcttttttatattttgaacaaTACCTTAAAACAAAATATGGTACAGTAGGGGTCTATGATAAATCGACCCTTATTCAATTTGTTATCGATTTAATCCTAACTTTCTATCTTTAATTAAATTCTTAAACATACATATGACCAGGATTAACTAATGAAGATTTTGTTTTTTTGGAATTTCGATCCTAATGCtggattatttttttaaaatcatcaaGAATTATATTATCGCCAAAAGGCTATTAATAATATCGATGGGAAACTTCACCCATAGTTGTTATAGATATCCTAAAAACATCAGGAAGAGGGATTCAGGTAATGGCCTCAtccatgatggggatataaagaggaataacctttgtatatgaacaaatactagaagaccataatacgcagcggaataaaatggaaacacaatcaaacaaaacaccaagatatacgtggaaaaccccttcaatgtgatagGTAAAAATCactgggcaaactagagataatccactatgagaataatgaatatacaaatctcaatctcttgcccaaaaccctagcaacaaccacaagagaataactgggatataaggattacgtcactgcccacaatatctaaaacctccctaagtaatcacagcaagagtctactgtagatttgatctaacctgagatgagaacactggagaacagtctctctgcggtcTCTCTGtgttatccttgtcttcttccctttctttctcttgtttttctgtcttgttcttctctctttgttggtacgaggatgtcaacgttgttgtctttttctgcctcttttctgcttctaaaacgcagcccccacaccccccttatattgatctagggttaggtcaaaggggtgtggatTGTCGACTGAttaagcccaccatgggctgaacccattTTGGACTGCCAGCCCAACAATCCACTCCCTTATCCCAAATGGCTCACTATTATTGTGAATGTGGACGCCGATATAATTTCTGATCTCATATGCTCTATCTAACCAACGGGGATCAATCATGATTGTCTTACCACTTTGTTCCAATCCAGCCATTGTCGATCAATTTCGGAACTTGGGTAAACCTATCGTGATGATATATGTATGGCCCACCACCCCAACTCCTAATCCTGCTGGTTGTTGTGTTGATTTAGATGTTTCTTCTCGTGGCACCAAATGGGTGGAAGAAGGTGTTACTCTCCCCCAAAACTCTGCAACCAATCGTCGGATACCCTAAATGTGGCATCTTGTTGTTGAAGCCATTGTTCATAGCATTAAGATTTTATCTGCTGCTTATTTTATGTCAAATTTTGCATATAACATTAATATTACAACTTCGATAGTTTATAATATCCAAATCCATATAACATTAATAGAATTTTTAAATACTTCAATAGTTTTGTTTTCCAAGCATATGTCTGTCTTTTTCCTCAATAatagttttaaatattttaataatttattttaaatacatTAATAATAGTTTTTCGCATATCCACAAAAAATTTAAGCAAGGAGGTATGACCAAACAATCGCTATCGCTTGGTAAGCATTGATAACTCACCTACCTGCAAAACTAATATAagaatgttagaattaaacttgtttaaatgtaataaagagattaatttcatcaaaagaaagattcATTACATCAACTACCGATTCTTGAAAGAATTTCTTAAAGAAAATGAttcattttgaatataattaatataatatgtcTTTAGGAACTATATAAATCTCATATGTTGGATAAAAAATACATAGaataatttttgaaattataaagcTTACTGATAACTCtatcccttcttcctatcaaAATCAACCAACACATATCAAAATCAATCTATTTAGTTTTGGGATCGTACAATCGATTGAGCCTCTCTCTCCGATCCCTTTTTctagacaacaacaacaacatgaatGAGACAGGATGTGGGGGTGGGGGCCTCGACAACTTCATTCCTTTGGTATTTTGCCGTGGCAATCTTAACATATTCACTTTGATCTCGTCTCGGCTCGTCTCGTCTGTACCGTATGTCCCAACTAGAAAAAGGTTGTTGATTCGTGGTAATGGGGGATGGAAACGTTTACACAGCAATTTTCAATTACTTTATGtgattcattttatttttatttttgctaaATAGCCTGaagcattcattcattcattgtccGCACATCCATTAGCTGTTTGTATCAGGTGGTGATTTGCTATATCTCTGTTTGGCTCTCTTCGCTGGTCTGTGATCGACATATCCAGTCACAAGCGCCATTTTCTTGAACATCATCACGTATGGCTTCTTGCATTAATATTCTTTATGGCAAGTGTTGTTGTATCTTGTTGGTCTGTACCACCGAAAAGATTTTACCATCCTTGATAGTTTCATCTTAGCAACATTCTGGTGCTTGATTTGTTCATATAAGTGTTGGAGATTCATATTTAGATGGCACCAAGCACTTCAGATTGTATTGTTCATAGCTTATTTTAGTGTTCATAGCCATatattgttagaaaataaatagataaacaagttgtagaagtagttgattgttattaacatatcctccttccttttatataggttagaagggagaattttcctcagcagattagaggatttccctcaacagagtagcgagatttcctcaaacagttaggaaatctcatctacttatcatgcccccgcaagatggtgctccgatcaaggaggccaatcttggactgatgtaatgcaaaaagtttacgagctagaggcttcgtaaatgagtcggccaattgatcagccgtatgaacatgagaaacatgaAGTTGACGGCGGAtaacttgatcgcgtacaaagtggaaatcgatagcaatatgtttcatgcgggagtggaataccggattagcgcacagataggtagctccaatgttatcacaatatattgtaggggtggaatcgatgttgagttcctggagtagattcgtgatccaattgagttctgtagtggtagcagcaatggcacggtattcagcttcagttgtagaccgagcgactgtcttttgcttcttagaactctagcggattggatgagcaccaaggaagataatataccctgatgtggatgttctatcatcaaggttacctgcccaatcagcatcgacaaaggcatgaagacaaagtggagagtgtttacgaaaaaagagtccatgatttaaggtccctttaagatatcgtagaagtctcttgaccgcagaccagtgtagagtagatggttgatgcataaactgtgataatttgttgacagcaaaggagatgtctggacgcgtgagagctaagtattgtaaagagccaacaacttggcggtattgagtgggttctgtagcaggacttccatccgataatttgagagaaccactagtagagatgggggtt belongs to Musa acuminata AAA Group cultivar baxijiao chromosome BXJ3-5, Cavendish_Baxijiao_AAA, whole genome shotgun sequence and includes:
- the LOC103973654 gene encoding benzyl alcohol O-benzoyltransferase; translated protein: MAAPSPPTFTVRRQEPVLVPPSEPTPHEFKRLSDIDDQDGLRTHIPVIQFYRNSVPSISTTGTRGGHRDPAKVIREALRRALVSYYPLAGRLREVPGRKLVVECTGEGVLFVEADADISLEQFGEALHPPLPFLGELLHDVPGSGGILHCPLVLMQVTRLLCGGFVVALRLNHTMADGAGLGQFMNAVGELARGAAAPSVSPVWARELLEARIPPRITCVHREYDPVPPSDARGPATTVVPLDDMVHRSFFFGRADVAALRRCVPPHLRDRSTFDILTACLWRCRTIAISPGDEEEVRVLFIVNARAKRFAGLGLPAGYYGNAIAYATAISTAGELCARPVGYALELVKEAKSMVTEEYMRSVVDLMVLRGRPHYKVRGSYLVSDATRSGLELVDYGWGKPLYGGPAWGRVASFHFRFRNSKGEEGVVVPHYLPRTTMDKFAMELQKLIEEAPPTMRSSL